A genomic stretch from Cellulomonas sp. KRMCY2 includes:
- a CDS encoding GGDEF domain-containing protein, producing MQGRTDPPQPRSGLVAPSEYGPFDPLSDVAHGYYIDGFAERAVEACRRWVRLTQAAADVVTTRYFFYIEAIALQELGRDREAIEVAETLLRDIDDALEPVWRAKALAVIAEASARMGQHGRAMAAMAEADWLIRAIPAGSYGHLSASMAVALALRSVNLLEEADSALSGIRVVESPSVEVLVAQELALLSAFWAASLVLIGRQAEAAVRFALSAARARRMVRLARELGNEQMVARGEVIEAYAMMHLSDAGLAAARALDARHRFDPRPELVETHLLHLILARAAADASQFAVAQEHLHELIAGAEAAGREMWAATGRWALADLHEAQVGPHPAVGLMRSVASAALARVWSEREGRFAALQDRHQLRELTAETHRMGRAVLQDPLTGLGNRRLLAQTLDLGLHHPWAVFVDVDDFKTINDTFSHAVGDEVLRMLADILRSQSRDHDVLIRYGGDEFLILPAGDEGVAQAVAERVRSAVAGWPWGSLRDGLSVTVSIGVGPALHESDDPWQAADAALSAAKRAGRNRVTTNG from the coding sequence GTGCAGGGGCGTACGGACCCACCTCAGCCGCGCTCTGGCCTGGTCGCGCCCTCGGAGTACGGCCCGTTCGACCCCTTGTCCGACGTGGCGCACGGCTACTACATCGACGGGTTCGCCGAGCGCGCCGTCGAAGCGTGCCGTCGGTGGGTCCGCCTGACCCAGGCGGCCGCCGATGTGGTCACGACGCGGTACTTCTTCTACATCGAGGCGATCGCCCTGCAGGAGCTGGGACGTGACCGCGAGGCGATCGAGGTGGCCGAGACGCTCCTGCGGGACATCGACGACGCGCTCGAGCCGGTCTGGCGAGCGAAGGCCCTGGCCGTGATCGCTGAGGCGAGTGCCCGGATGGGGCAGCACGGCCGGGCGATGGCGGCGATGGCGGAGGCGGACTGGCTCATCCGCGCCATCCCGGCGGGCAGCTACGGGCACCTGTCGGCGAGCATGGCGGTGGCGTTGGCGCTGCGCTCGGTGAACCTGCTCGAGGAGGCCGACTCGGCGCTCTCAGGCATTCGGGTCGTCGAGAGCCCGTCGGTGGAGGTCCTGGTCGCCCAGGAGCTGGCACTCCTCAGCGCCTTCTGGGCGGCGAGCCTGGTCCTGATCGGCCGGCAGGCGGAGGCGGCCGTGCGGTTCGCGCTCAGTGCGGCCCGAGCCCGCCGCATGGTGCGCCTGGCTCGCGAGCTCGGCAACGAGCAGATGGTGGCACGCGGGGAGGTGATCGAGGCCTACGCGATGATGCACCTGTCCGATGCGGGCCTGGCCGCGGCGCGTGCCCTGGACGCCAGGCACCGGTTCGACCCTCGACCGGAGCTCGTCGAGACGCATCTGCTCCACCTGATCTTGGCCAGAGCCGCGGCCGACGCCTCCCAGTTCGCCGTCGCACAGGAGCATCTGCACGAGCTGATCGCCGGCGCGGAGGCGGCCGGCCGGGAGATGTGGGCAGCGACGGGTCGGTGGGCCCTCGCCGACCTTCACGAGGCCCAGGTGGGACCTCATCCTGCGGTCGGTCTCATGCGGTCGGTGGCCAGCGCGGCGCTGGCGCGGGTGTGGTCCGAGCGCGAGGGGCGCTTCGCTGCGCTGCAGGACCGGCACCAGCTGCGCGAGCTCACCGCCGAGACCCACCGGATGGGACGTGCCGTCCTGCAGGACCCGCTGACGGGTCTCGGGAACCGGCGCCTCCTCGCCCAGACCCTCGACCTGGGGCTGCACCACCCCTGGGCGGTCTTCGTCGACGTGGACGACTTCAAGACCATCAACGACACGTTCTCGCACGCCGTGGGTGATGAGGTGCTCCGCATGCTGGCGGACATCCTGCGGTCGCAGTCCCGTGACCATGACGTGCTGATCCGCTACGGCGGTGACGAGTTCCTCATCCTGCCTGCCGGCGACGAAGGGGTTGCCCAGGCCGTCGCCGAGCGGGTGCGCTCCGCCGTCGCGGGCTGGCCCTGGGGCAGCCTGCGCGATGGTCTGTCCGTCACCGTGTCGATCGGTGTCGGCCCCGCCCTCCACGAGAGCGATGACCCTTGGCAGGCCGCGGACGCTGCGCTGAGCGCCGCCAAGCGCGCCGGGCGCAACCGCGTCACCACGAACGGCTAG
- a CDS encoding DUF1905 domain-containing protein produces MQLEFAGEVWTWRGPSPFHFVTVPEDESAELKATSDSVTYGWGMIPVEVRIGSTTWTTALFPKDGRYVVPLKDAVRTAERIAVGDTVTIRLTVDV; encoded by the coding sequence GTGCAGCTGGAGTTCGCCGGCGAGGTGTGGACGTGGCGGGGACCGTCGCCGTTCCACTTCGTCACCGTCCCGGAGGACGAGAGCGCCGAGCTCAAGGCGACGTCCGACAGCGTGACGTACGGGTGGGGCATGATCCCGGTCGAGGTCCGGATCGGGTCGACCACGTGGACGACCGCGCTGTTCCCCAAGGACGGCCGGTACGTCGTGCCGCTGAAGGACGCGGTTCGCACCGCCGAGCGGATCGCGGTCGGCGACACCGTGACCATCCGTCTGACCGTCGACGTCTGA
- a CDS encoding M23 family metallopeptidase — MTEMLPARSSPVQAIVLSLPFAGLWLARNSPARRVPSHGTDLLGERYAIDFVGVDHRRRTADRRDWRTVLATEPAERFFAFGRPILAPADGIVVDVHDGEIDHAARRSQLSLVPYAFGQAARLRQGVGAIAGNYLIIALRDSGAFVALVHLRAGSLAVAVGEGVRTGQRVADCGNSGNSTQPHVHVQVMDSADLSVARGVPMAFRHFREWPRGARDGQVRESGLPSEGAVVSRA, encoded by the coding sequence ATGACCGAGATGCTGCCGGCGCGGAGCTCGCCAGTCCAGGCGATCGTGCTCTCCCTGCCGTTCGCGGGCCTGTGGTTGGCGAGGAACAGCCCGGCCCGCCGGGTCCCGAGTCACGGGACCGATCTGCTGGGCGAGCGGTATGCCATCGACTTCGTCGGTGTGGACCATCGTCGCCGGACCGCGGACCGCCGTGACTGGCGGACCGTCCTCGCCACCGAGCCGGCAGAGCGGTTCTTCGCCTTCGGCCGGCCGATCCTGGCACCGGCCGACGGCATCGTCGTCGACGTGCACGACGGCGAGATCGATCACGCGGCGAGGCGGTCACAGCTGAGCCTGGTGCCCTATGCGTTCGGTCAGGCGGCGCGGCTCCGGCAAGGAGTGGGGGCGATCGCCGGCAACTATCTGATCATCGCGCTGCGCGACTCCGGCGCGTTCGTCGCCCTGGTACATCTGCGAGCCGGCTCCCTCGCCGTCGCCGTCGGCGAGGGCGTGAGGACGGGGCAGCGGGTCGCGGACTGCGGCAACTCCGGCAACTCGACCCAGCCGCACGTGCATGTGCAGGTCATGGACAGCGCGGACCTGTCCGTCGCCCGAGGCGTCCCGATGGCATTTCGGCACTTCCGCGAGTGGCCCCGTGGCGCGAGGGATGGCCAGGTCAGGGAGTCCGGCCTGCCGAGCGAGGGTGCGGTCGTCAGTCGCGCCTAG
- a CDS encoding DUF5808 domain-containing protein, with protein sequence MGSHHERDTERHGFRDLIRLVAIGLFVAAVVKELRTPPAERDWNGVVAGFVPYDLRVPTIARFRERVWAPQSEKLINPRVFGVGWTVNVGRVVALVQQKVAAR encoded by the coding sequence ATGGGATCGCATCACGAGCGCGACACGGAACGGCACGGGTTCCGGGACCTGATTCGTCTCGTGGCGATCGGGCTGTTCGTCGCCGCCGTCGTCAAGGAGCTGCGCACCCCGCCGGCGGAGCGGGACTGGAACGGCGTTGTCGCCGGGTTCGTGCCCTACGACCTGCGGGTCCCGACGATCGCGCGGTTCAGGGAGCGGGTGTGGGCTCCGCAGAGCGAGAAGCTGATCAACCCTCGGGTGTTCGGCGTCGGCTGGACCGTCAACGTCGGCAGGGTGGTCGCCCTCGTCCAGCAGAAGGTCGCCGCGCGCTGA
- a CDS encoding fructose bisphosphate aldolase, with the protein MNGEQLQKMATAQGFIAALDQSGGSTPKALRLYGIDESAWADEAGMFDLVHEMRTRIITSPVFTGERILGAILFEKTMDRQIGGMGAAEYLWQTKGVVPFLKVDKGLADEADGTRVMKPIPDLDDLLARAVGHGVFGTKMRSVITLADRTGIAAVVGQQLEIARQILAAGLVPIVEPEIDIHSPEKAEAEELLRSALLAELDLLADDQRVMLKLTLPEQDGLLTPLVEHPRVLRVAALSGGYSRAEATARLARQPGVIASFSRALTEGLTAQQSAEEFDAVLDASIAGIYAASIT; encoded by the coding sequence ATGAACGGCGAACAGCTCCAGAAGATGGCGACGGCGCAGGGGTTCATCGCCGCCCTCGACCAGAGCGGCGGCAGCACGCCGAAGGCCCTTCGGCTGTACGGCATCGACGAGTCCGCGTGGGCCGACGAGGCAGGGATGTTCGACCTCGTCCACGAGATGCGCACCCGCATCATCACCAGCCCGGTCTTCACCGGCGAGCGGATCCTCGGCGCGATCCTGTTCGAGAAGACGATGGACCGGCAGATCGGTGGCATGGGAGCCGCCGAGTACCTCTGGCAGACGAAGGGGGTCGTGCCCTTCCTCAAGGTGGACAAGGGCCTGGCCGACGAGGCTGACGGCACCCGGGTGATGAAGCCGATCCCGGACCTGGACGACCTCCTGGCCCGCGCCGTCGGGCACGGCGTGTTCGGCACCAAGATGCGCTCGGTCATCACGCTCGCGGACAGGACCGGCATCGCCGCGGTGGTCGGCCAGCAGCTCGAGATCGCCCGACAGATCCTGGCGGCGGGGCTCGTCCCGATCGTCGAGCCGGAGATCGACATCCACAGCCCGGAGAAGGCCGAGGCCGAGGAGCTGCTCCGGTCGGCCCTGCTCGCCGAGCTCGACCTGCTCGCCGACGACCAGCGCGTCATGCTCAAGCTGACGCTCCCGGAGCAGGACGGTCTGCTCACGCCGCTCGTCGAGCACCCTCGGGTGCTGCGGGTCGCGGCGCTGTCCGGCGGGTACAGCCGCGCCGAGGCGACAGCGCGACTCGCACGCCAGCCCGGCGTCATCGCGAGCTTCTCCCGGGCGCTGACCGAAGGGCTGACCGCCCAGCAGAGCGCCGAGGAGTTCGACGCCGTGCTCGACGCGTCGATCGCCGGCATCTACGCGGCGTCGATCACCTGA
- a CDS encoding DUF389 domain-containing protein — MLHVRISVTADLSDRVVALLTEDPAVSSLSRIRGASVRPIGDLVLADVAREAANDVVERLRSLGVHKTGSLQIEPVQAWMSQAGYEADRLAPGSSADSVVWADVTQQAYDDSELNWTYVIFMCLATLIAGIAIVLDSQILVIGAMVLGPEFGAVAALGVALVRRRFGLAKRAARTLVVGFAVAILVTGAAALLARALGWVTVQDVVGPRPGTAFIYTPDKWSFIVAVVAAAAGVLSLTSARVGGLSGVFISVTTIPAAGNVALGLAFGVGEEIWGSSLQLVINLTGMALAGWLTLLVQKALWSRAARRRVERSARSPHD; from the coding sequence GTGCTGCACGTGCGGATCTCGGTCACTGCCGATCTCAGCGATCGCGTCGTCGCGCTGCTGACCGAGGACCCGGCGGTGAGCAGCCTCTCCCGTATCCGTGGCGCCTCGGTCCGGCCGATCGGTGACCTGGTGCTGGCCGACGTCGCTCGCGAGGCGGCCAACGACGTGGTCGAGCGGTTGCGGTCGCTCGGCGTGCACAAGACCGGCAGCCTGCAGATCGAGCCGGTGCAGGCGTGGATGTCGCAGGCCGGCTACGAGGCGGACCGGCTGGCGCCGGGCAGCAGCGCCGACTCCGTGGTCTGGGCGGACGTCACGCAGCAGGCCTACGACGACTCCGAGCTGAACTGGACGTACGTCATCTTCATGTGCCTGGCGACGCTCATCGCAGGGATCGCGATCGTGCTGGACTCCCAGATCCTCGTGATCGGCGCGATGGTGCTCGGCCCCGAGTTCGGTGCCGTGGCCGCCCTGGGCGTCGCCCTGGTGCGTCGTCGGTTCGGGCTCGCCAAGCGGGCCGCGCGCACCCTCGTGGTCGGGTTCGCCGTCGCGATCCTCGTCACCGGCGCGGCAGCGCTCCTTGCCCGGGCCCTCGGGTGGGTCACGGTGCAGGACGTGGTCGGTCCGCGACCCGGAACGGCGTTCATCTACACCCCGGACAAGTGGTCCTTCATCGTGGCCGTGGTCGCTGCGGCCGCCGGTGTCCTATCGCTGACCTCCGCGCGGGTCGGCGGCCTGTCGGGCGTGTTCATCTCGGTCACGACGATCCCCGCAGCAGGGAACGTCGCGCTGGGACTCGCCTTCGGCGTCGGGGAGGAGATCTGGGGCAGCTCGCTCCAGCTGGTCATCAACCTCACAGGCATGGCGCTCGCCGGGTGGCTGACCCTGCTCGTCCAGAAGGCGCTGTGGTCGCGCGCCGCGCGGCGTCGGGTCGAGCGCTCGGCGCGGTCACCGCACGACTGA
- a CDS encoding DUF1905 domain-containing protein, with protein MTYEFDAPLWLWDARATDSWTFASLPEDTADEILEVAAPVARGFGSVRVEVTVGRTTWRTSIFPDSTRRTYALPIKRAVRRAEHLEAGGTAHVRLSLLDV; from the coding sequence ATGACCTACGAGTTCGACGCCCCGCTCTGGCTCTGGGACGCCCGCGCGACCGACAGCTGGACCTTCGCCAGCCTGCCCGAGGACACCGCCGACGAGATCCTCGAGGTGGCCGCACCTGTCGCCCGCGGGTTCGGATCGGTGCGCGTGGAGGTCACCGTGGGCCGCACGACCTGGCGGACGTCGATCTTCCCGGACAGCACGCGCCGCACCTACGCGCTGCCGATCAAGCGCGCGGTCCGCCGGGCGGAGCACCTCGAGGCGGGCGGCACCGCCCACGTCCGGCTCAGCCTGCTCGACGTCTGA
- the nhaA gene encoding Na+/H+ antiporter NhaA codes for MARRPRGRTTLHAQLSAPLRRFLGTESAGAALLVAAAAVALAWANSPASGAYEEILGLPVSLSIGEATLSMSAHHWVNDGLMTAFFFVIGLEVRRELSLGELTDRRRIVVPTVAGLVGMVVPALLYLAVNPAGEAARGWGVVIGTDTAFLLGALAVVGPRLSTQLRLFLLTMTVIDDILAVTVIGVAYSDGVAPMPLAAAVACLVALVVLARRGVWQASPYVVVLVVLWFATLESGVHPSIAGMLSGLLVPALAPRREVVEGAASLARAFRQSPLPSVGRTAQRGIVRAISVNERLQAVLHPWTSYVVVPVFALANAGIDLRDGALQDALRSPVTWGVVAGLVLGKLIGISGGTFLALRAGWGRLPQGVGPGQVTGGAALSGIGFTVSLLIAGLAFGDGLREEAAVGVLIAAVLATGLGWVAFRLAAVLLGERTAELPRVLADPVAPDRDHIRGPETAPLTLVEYLDFECPFCAKATGVGRELREHFGDRLRYVVRHLPLPDVHPHAEQAAMAAEAAGAQGRFWEMHDLLFAHQDRLEPEHLVRYAEKLGLDVDRFVEDLSDERLAARIREDVAGAEASGARSTPTFFVMADRHVDAYDAATLIERLERHAARAV; via the coding sequence ATGGCTCGCCGGCCCCGTGGACGCACGACGCTGCACGCGCAGCTGTCCGCGCCGCTGCGGCGCTTCCTCGGGACCGAGTCGGCCGGCGCGGCCCTCCTGGTGGCCGCCGCGGCGGTCGCGCTGGCGTGGGCGAACTCGCCGGCGTCCGGCGCGTACGAGGAGATCCTCGGCCTGCCGGTCTCGCTGAGCATCGGCGAGGCCACCCTGTCGATGAGCGCCCACCACTGGGTCAACGACGGCCTCATGACCGCCTTCTTCTTCGTCATCGGCCTGGAGGTCCGTCGCGAGCTCTCCCTGGGCGAGCTCACCGACCGGCGGCGGATCGTCGTGCCGACGGTCGCCGGACTCGTCGGCATGGTCGTCCCGGCGCTGCTCTACCTCGCCGTCAACCCGGCCGGGGAGGCGGCCCGCGGGTGGGGCGTCGTCATCGGCACCGACACCGCGTTCCTGCTCGGCGCGCTCGCCGTCGTCGGACCGCGTCTGTCCACACAGCTGCGGCTCTTCCTGCTGACGATGACGGTGATCGACGACATCCTCGCCGTCACGGTGATCGGGGTGGCGTACTCCGACGGCGTGGCACCCATGCCGCTCGCCGCCGCCGTCGCCTGCCTCGTCGCTCTGGTGGTGCTCGCCCGACGAGGCGTCTGGCAGGCATCCCCGTACGTCGTCGTGCTGGTGGTGCTCTGGTTCGCCACGCTCGAGTCCGGCGTGCACCCGTCGATCGCCGGGATGCTGTCCGGGCTGCTGGTGCCGGCGCTGGCGCCGCGACGCGAGGTCGTCGAAGGTGCGGCGTCGCTCGCGCGGGCGTTCCGCCAGTCGCCCCTGCCGAGCGTCGGCCGCACGGCCCAGCGCGGCATCGTGCGCGCGATCTCGGTCAACGAGAGGCTCCAGGCCGTCCTCCACCCGTGGACGAGCTACGTCGTGGTCCCGGTCTTCGCCCTGGCCAACGCCGGGATCGACCTGCGCGACGGCGCCCTCCAGGACGCGCTGCGCTCGCCGGTGACCTGGGGCGTGGTGGCCGGTCTCGTCCTGGGAAAGCTCATCGGGATCAGCGGCGGCACGTTCCTCGCGCTGCGGGCCGGCTGGGGACGGCTGCCGCAGGGCGTCGGCCCGGGCCAGGTGACCGGCGGCGCGGCACTGTCCGGGATCGGCTTCACGGTCTCGCTCCTCATCGCCGGTCTCGCCTTCGGCGACGGTCTGCGCGAGGAGGCAGCGGTGGGTGTGCTCATCGCCGCCGTGCTCGCGACGGGGCTCGGCTGGGTGGCCTTCCGGCTCGCCGCCGTGCTCCTCGGCGAGCGCACCGCCGAGCTCCCGCGGGTGCTGGCCGACCCGGTGGCACCCGACCGCGACCACATCCGGGGACCGGAGACCGCACCGCTCACGCTCGTGGAGTACCTGGACTTCGAGTGCCCGTTCTGCGCGAAGGCGACCGGCGTCGGACGGGAGCTGCGGGAGCACTTCGGGGACCGGCTTCGCTACGTCGTCCGGCACCTCCCGCTGCCCGATGTGCATCCGCACGCCGAACAGGCGGCGATGGCAGCCGAGGCCGCGGGGGCCCAGGGCCGGTTCTGGGAGATGCACGACCTGCTCTTCGCCCACCAGGACCGGCTCGAGCCGGAGCACCTCGTCCGCTACGCCGAGAAGCTCGGCCTGGACGTCGACCGGTTCGTCGAGGACCTGTCCGACGAGCGCCTCGCCGCACGCATCCGCGAGGACGTGGCCGGGGCCGAGGCCAGCGGCGCCCGGAGCACCCCGACGTTCTTCGTCATGGCGGACCGGCACGTCGACGCGTACGACGCCGCGACGCTCATCGAGCGGCTGGAACGGCACGCGGCCCGGGCCGTCTGA
- a CDS encoding LLM class F420-dependent oxidoreductase: MRVGVHVFRFDAVRPDQLRRELADTCEAVEAGGISWLSVMDHWFQMPGYPADDPMLEAYTTLGFLAGHTSTTQLGVLVTGVTYRHPGLLAKIAATLDVLSGGRATLGIGAAWYEREHLALGVPYPPLAERFERLAETLRICLQMWDPDDDGPFEGTHYRLAETLCSPLPLSRPHPEVLIGGSGERKTLRLVAQYGDACNFFPSSPEQVAHKIDVLHRHCDDVGRDPAEIRVTLLDPGPELARGDAAGFAGRMAPFAALGVESVIVMPPEGSLAAWVRTQVAPAVPLLADLG; encoded by the coding sequence ATGCGGGTGGGTGTGCACGTCTTCCGGTTCGACGCCGTCCGGCCCGACCAGCTGCGGCGCGAGCTGGCCGACACCTGCGAGGCCGTGGAGGCCGGCGGGATCAGCTGGCTGTCCGTGATGGACCACTGGTTCCAGATGCCGGGCTACCCGGCGGACGACCCGATGCTCGAGGCGTACACGACCCTGGGCTTCCTGGCCGGGCACACGTCGACCACCCAGCTCGGCGTCCTGGTCACGGGCGTGACCTACCGCCACCCGGGTCTGCTCGCCAAGATCGCGGCGACGCTCGACGTGCTGTCCGGCGGCCGCGCGACCCTCGGCATCGGTGCGGCCTGGTACGAGCGCGAGCACCTCGCACTCGGCGTGCCGTACCCGCCCCTGGCGGAGCGGTTCGAGCGCTTGGCGGAGACCCTCCGGATCTGCCTGCAGATGTGGGACCCGGACGACGACGGCCCCTTCGAGGGCACGCACTACCGGCTGGCGGAGACCCTCTGCTCGCCGCTGCCGCTCAGCAGGCCGCATCCGGAGGTCCTGATCGGCGGCTCCGGCGAACGCAAGACGCTGCGCCTGGTCGCGCAGTACGGCGACGCGTGCAACTTCTTCCCGTCCTCCCCCGAACAGGTCGCGCACAAGATCGACGTGCTCCACCGGCACTGCGACGACGTCGGCCGCGACCCGGCCGAGATCCGGGTCACCCTGCTGGACCCGGGGCCGGAGCTCGCGCGCGGGGATGCCGCCGGGTTCGCCGGACGGATGGCGCCCTTCGCGGCGCTCGGCGTGGAGAGCGTCATCGTGATGCCGCCGGAGGGCAGCCTCGCCGCCTGGGTGCGGACGCAGGTGGCCCCCGCGGTGCCGCTCCTGGCCGACCTCGGCTGA
- a CDS encoding 4a-hydroxytetrahydrobiopterin dehydratase, whose protein sequence is MTTDAEVTTMTGQITARQFHDSDGVQDWRVLAFGACAYFRTGSFATGVALVDRIGEQADAANHHPDVDLRYSGVTVRLFTHDVLGLTEEGGHLVTDAHAPAWWTLPTRRATRSTWPPGWAVTEPGP, encoded by the coding sequence ATGACCACCGACGCCGAGGTGACGACCATGACCGGGCAGATCACGGCGAGGCAGTTCCACGACTCCGACGGCGTGCAGGACTGGCGGGTGCTGGCGTTCGGCGCCTGCGCGTACTTCCGCACCGGGTCGTTCGCGACCGGCGTCGCCCTGGTCGACCGGATCGGCGAGCAGGCCGACGCCGCGAACCACCACCCGGACGTCGACCTGCGGTACTCCGGTGTGACGGTGCGGTTGTTCACGCACGACGTCCTGGGCCTGACCGAGGAGGGCGGCCACCTGGTGACCGACGCCCACGCGCCCGCGTGGTGGACCCTGCCGACGCGGAGGGCAACGAGGTCGACGTGGCCACCTGGATGGGCCGTGACTGAACCGGGGCCGTGA
- a CDS encoding DUF664 domain-containing protein, producing the protein MTENTELDTTIHEPSMTAGEVEMLLFALERSRAQFAWKVGGLDAAALHAPHPPSAMTLAGLIKHLALVEDQRTAEDLGGPPYGRQWSGYDGPDWEWRSAADDSPEELYALWRDAVERSRAAWATVLADGGLDQPSKRDAGTGETPNFRRVLVDVHDEYARHTGHADLFREATDGLVGEDPPQP; encoded by the coding sequence ATGACCGAGAACACCGAGCTGGACACCACGATCCACGAACCCTCGATGACTGCCGGCGAGGTCGAGATGCTGCTCTTCGCCCTGGAGCGCTCGCGTGCGCAGTTCGCCTGGAAGGTCGGCGGGCTCGACGCGGCCGCCCTGCACGCGCCGCACCCACCGTCGGCCATGACCCTGGCCGGCCTGATCAAGCACCTGGCCCTGGTCGAGGACCAGCGCACCGCCGAGGACCTCGGCGGGCCGCCGTACGGACGGCAGTGGTCCGGCTACGACGGACCCGACTGGGAGTGGCGCTCGGCAGCCGACGACTCTCCTGAGGAGCTCTACGCGCTCTGGCGCGATGCCGTCGAGCGGTCCCGGGCGGCGTGGGCCACGGTGCTCGCCGACGGAGGTCTCGACCAGCCGTCGAAGCGTGACGCCGGCACCGGCGAGACACCGAATTTCCGGCGGGTCCTGGTGGACGTGCACGACGAGTACGCCCGGCACACCGGCCACGCCGACCTCTTCCGAGAGGCGACCGACGGCCTGGTGGGCGAGGACCCGCCGCAGCCATGA
- a CDS encoding YafY family protein encodes MKLDESPTARVLLALDLVQGSPGITADRLADKLGVSERAARRYVAILREAGIPIDSVRGRYGGYRVGRGLRLPPLVFSAAEALGLVMAVLDGHHDAGDPVDPVGSALGKIMRALPEPVAAQAEAVRRTAAPAPDRAAARPDPGITAVLVQACSDHRRVRLGYRSEAGSDWVADVEPWAVVVRHGRWYLLCRSLRSDALRAYRVDRVRGAEVLGDTFSPPSGLDPVALLEEHLAVGWEHDAEVVIDAPVDTVARCLPRSLGVLDPLDAGTTRLVGSTSNPQWYAQELTAIPASYRIVRSPAVQEAARLLGQRLLAAGGQPPA; translated from the coding sequence GTGAAGCTCGACGAGAGCCCGACGGCGCGGGTGCTGCTCGCCCTCGATCTGGTCCAGGGCAGCCCAGGCATCACCGCGGACCGGCTGGCGGACAAGCTCGGCGTCTCGGAGCGGGCGGCCCGGCGGTACGTCGCCATCCTGCGTGAGGCCGGCATCCCGATCGACTCGGTACGTGGCCGCTACGGCGGCTACCGCGTCGGCCGCGGACTGCGGCTCCCACCCCTGGTGTTCAGCGCCGCCGAAGCCCTGGGCCTGGTCATGGCCGTGCTCGACGGCCACCACGACGCAGGCGATCCCGTCGACCCGGTCGGCAGCGCCCTCGGCAAGATCATGCGAGCACTGCCCGAGCCGGTCGCCGCGCAGGCCGAGGCCGTCCGCCGGACCGCGGCACCGGCGCCCGACCGCGCCGCGGCTCGGCCCGACCCCGGGATCACGGCCGTGCTCGTCCAGGCCTGCTCGGACCACCGGCGGGTGCGGCTCGGGTACCGCTCCGAGGCCGGCTCCGACTGGGTCGCCGACGTCGAGCCCTGGGCTGTCGTCGTCCGCCACGGCCGGTGGTACCTGCTGTGCCGATCCCTGCGCAGTGACGCCCTGCGCGCCTACCGGGTCGACCGGGTCCGCGGCGCCGAGGTGCTCGGCGACACGTTCAGCCCACCCTCGGGCCTGGACCCGGTCGCCCTGCTCGAGGAGCATCTCGCCGTGGGATGGGAGCACGACGCCGAGGTCGTCATCGACGCGCCCGTCGACACCGTGGCACGGTGCCTCCCCCGCTCCCTCGGGGTGCTCGATCCCCTCGACGCCGGCACCACGCGACTGGTCGGCAGCACCAGCAACCCGCAGTGGTACGCCCAGGAGCTCACGGCGATCCCCGCGTCCTACCGGATCGTCAGGTCCCCGGCGGTCCAGGAGGCCGCGCGACTGCTCGGGCAGCGACTGCTGGCGGCCGGCGGTCAGCCGCCTGCCTGA